One stretch of Arachis duranensis cultivar V14167 chromosome 1, aradu.V14167.gnm2.J7QH, whole genome shotgun sequence DNA includes these proteins:
- the LOC107496293 gene encoding tRNA-specific adenosine deaminase TAD2 → MNDSCSETVRLMKLAIDQANLAMDALEVPVGCVIVHDGKVISSGRNRTTETRNATRHAEMEAVDVLLEQWQKNGLSMSEVAEKFSNCTLYVTCEPCIMCASALSILGIKEVFYGCSNDKFGGCGSILSLHQNSTDSPNNEVPLGKGFKCTGGIMASEAVLLLRTFYEQGNPNAPKPHRPVAVASDKNELELVHQ, encoded by the exons ATGAATGATTCGTGTTCGGAGACCGTTAGATTGATGAAGCTTGCAATAGATCAGGCAAACTTAGCTATGGATGCCCTTGAAGTACCCGTTGG CTGTGTGATTGTTCATGACGGGAAGGTTATATCCTCCGGCAGGAACCGAACCACTGAGACTAGAAAT GCTACTAGACATGCAGAAATGGAAGCAGTGGACGTGCTTTTAGAGCAGTGGCAGAAAAATGGATTATCAATGTCTGAGGTTGCTGAAAAGTTCTCAAACTGCACCCTTTATGTTACCTGTGAACCATGCATAATGTGTGCTTCTGCTTTGTCCATTTTAG GTATAAAGGAAGTGTTTTATGGGTGCTCAAATGATAAATTTGGAGGTTGTGGATCAATATTGTCATTGCATCAAAATAGCACTGACTCACCCAACAA TGAAGTTCCACTGGGAAAAGGGTTTAAATGTACTGGAGGTATAATGGCATCAGAAGCGGTGCTTCTCCTGCGAACATTCTATGAACAGGGAAATCCAAATG CTCCGAAGCCCCATAGGCCTGTAGCAGTAGCTTCTGACAAGAATGAACTTGAACTTGTACATCAATAG